The following are encoded together in the Juglans microcarpa x Juglans regia isolate MS1-56 chromosome 2D, Jm3101_v1.0, whole genome shotgun sequence genome:
- the LOC121249415 gene encoding uncharacterized protein LOC121249415 yields the protein MAARRRVRTLEDLNEDYNGGGCTFEQFNRTHPPTFDGRGNANAAEDWIQDIEEIFGVLDCTDQQKVKFAAFKLSGEAKRWWNSEKVIREAEGIGVIVWAQFKQSFFDRFFPKADRDARAREFTNLVQGTKTVRQYAARFAELSRFAAYLIPDEEKKTRKFEEGLNYRIYERVMVLQIPNFSELVHKATLVEQNLKRGAELQEQRKRAAPQGFPSSDQGQWKKKNEGSSSSQRQMQGNLTPNPCKFCNRIHRGECRKEVGSCFKCGKDGHFIRECPLLAENNRRPNPPQNFRPNSQGNNQRRTVPARVFALTPGEAEDKEDVITGIIPLFLNKATVLFDSGATHSFISMDYVKLCPIDADEMDYNLRVSTPTGDIVTCNKILLKCPITISGKEMPANLIIFPITGFDVILGMDWLASSYASIDCFRREVVFKFLEDEELRFMGSKVRIPPSVISAFQKFFLKICLDYRLNGR from the exons ATGGCTGCTCGTCGTAGAGTTCGAACtcttgaagatttgaatgaAGACTACAATGGTGGGGGTTGCACGTTCGAACAATTTAATCGAACACATCCTcccacctttgatggaagaggtaATGCGAACGCTGCGGAAGATTGGATAcaagacattgaagaaatatttggtgTTTTGGATTGTACCGATCAGCAAAAAGTCAAGTTCGCAGCATTCAAGCTATCTGGAGAAGCAAAGAGATGGTGGAATTCTGAGAAAGTTATCAGGGAAGCTGAGGGGATTGGGGTAATTGTTTGGGCTCAATTCAAACAGAGTTTCTTCGATCGATTTTTCCCTAAGGCCGATAGGGATGCAAGAGCCCGAGAGTTCACCAATTTGGTGCAAGGGACCAAGACTGTGCGCCAGTATGCTGCAAGGTTTGCAGAATTATCACGTTTTGCTGCATACTTGATTCCcgatgaggagaaaaagactAGGAAGTTTGAAGAAGGTTTGAACTACAGGATCTATGAGCGGGTGATGGTCTTACAGATTCCGAATTTTTCAGAATTAGTGCACAAGGCGACGCTAGTTGAACAGAATCTTAAGAGGGGTGCTGAATTGcaagaacagaggaagagagcGGCTCCGCAAGGGTTTCCTAGTTCGGATCAAGggcaatggaaaaagaaaaatgaggggAGCAGTTCGAGTCAGAGACAGATGCAGGGAAATCTTACACCTAACCCCTGTAAGTTCTGTAACCGCATACACCGTGGGGAGTGCAGGAAGGAAGTGGGATCATGTTTCAAATGCGGTAAAGATGGGCATTTCATTAGAGAATGTCCATTGCTTGCGGAGAACAATAGAAGGCCCAACCCACCCCAAAACTTCAGGCCGAATAGTCAAGGCAACAATCAGCGGAGGACGGTACCTGCTCGGGTGTTTGCTTTGACACCGGGAGAAGCTGAGGACAAGGAGGATGTCATCACAG GAATTATTCCCTTATTTCTCAATAAGGCCACTGTTTTATTTGACTCGGGGGCTACCCACTCCTTTATTTCAATGGATTATGTTAAATTGTGCCCCATTGATGCTGATGAGATGGACTACAATTTGAGGGTCTCTACCCCAACTGGTGATATAGTGACTTGTAACAAGATTTTACTCAAGTGTCCTATAACTATTAGTGGGAAGGAAATGCCAGCTAACCTGATAATCTTTCCTATTactgggtttgatgtgattttgggaatggattggttagctTCCAGTTATGCTAGTATTGACTGTTTTAGAAGAGAAGTAGTGTTCAAGTTTCTGGAAGATGAGGAACTTCGATTTATGGGTTCCAAGGTGCGTATCCCTCCATCAGTTATTTCTGCTTTTCAG AAGTTTTTCCTGAAGATTTGTCTGGATTACCGCCTGAACGGGAGGTAG